In Corylus avellana chromosome ca8, CavTom2PMs-1.0, the genomic stretch atatgacatttttaataaaactcaTCAAGTGCGAATTTGACCAAAATGAGTAGTATTGGCTTGCATCAGTTTAGGACCCAAACTTTcaaagctaaaagattacaattataataagaaacaaaagagaatATTGAAGGAGGATTGTGAGCACATGCATGCTTTTGGATCCTCTATAAATACTGCCAACAATAATCATATTAATCCAAGTAGGAGTGGTACATAATTAGTAATAGTGAGAGTATCCATGGAGAGTTCACGTGTCCTCCCTAGGCTTATCCCTTTCCTGCATActagctttctttttcttctctaagcTCTGCTTTTGCTTCAATCCAAAACACCTAAACTTGTCAACAATTACAACCCATTGGTCTTCTGCTGGAGCTACCTGGTATGGCAGCCCTGATGGCTTTGGAGCGATGGTAAtgtacagagagagagagagagagagagagagagagagtttttgtATTGTTTGCTAATTGCATATAAATTATGCAGGAGGGGCTTGTGGGTACGACAATACGGTATCACAACCTGCAATCTCTTCCATGGTTACGGGAATAGGCCCATCTCTTTACAACTCAGGCAAAGAATGTGGTGCCTGTTATGAGGTTTAACTTTGTTCTAAGCTGCAGTTTCAgagctttttttattattttttatttcttttgaaagcATACAAGAAAAACTATATTATATGCCCTTTTCGCAAAAGCAAATATGcccttttctatttattttttacaagtctATATACATGCTTCAAATTCCTGGTTGACTTGTACAAATTCCTCTATTCTTAGTTATACAAtaattttagcattttatagcttcttaattaaaaaagtttcatccaatatttaattaaaatgagtaaAGAATTATAAAGGCAAACTCCagtaccatattaaatcactattaattctaaaattttaagttaatatatatgaatgaatttaatatttaatttatattttaacaagtTTATAATATTTGGACCAGTGTGATCATATAACACAAAATTATCAGGTCAAATGCACCAAACACCGGTCTTGCTCCGGCAAACCGGTAAGGGTGGTGATAACAGATTTTTGCCCCGGAGGTCCTTGTGCGTCGGATTCCGCACATTTTGATCTCAGTGGGACTGCATTTGGTGCCATGGCAATTTCTAGTGAGGAAAACAAAGTTCGTGACGTAGGAGTCTTGGAAGTTCTTTTTGCACGGTATGCATATACACTCCACTCATTGTcaacatgtgtatatatatatactcagtTTTTCTATATAGCTACTAGTTAAACCTGAGttctaatataaaaattaaaccccCAAATATGGATTTTCAATATCTTTTGCCACAACCTCGGCATGTAATTAATGGACATTATAAGAACGAtggtatttatatatatagccgCAGCAAGTGATAGTATATGGGAAAATGGAGCAGCAGCCAGCATGTGGGAAATTATACTTTGTAGAATGTATTGGTGCAACAAACCCAGCACCATATCCTTGCAAAGAACGTCACTTGGGTAACCATTGTCGATTACTGTCTACCAGGATACCGTAGAACCATCAATCTTTCAGAAGATGCTTTCTTTTGAGATTGTTTTCTCAGTGCTGGAATAATTAAAAGTTAACTATATTATATACAGATTACAAAAAGTAAGTTAtgctcaaattatcaaaataattaacatcCTCGTAGGTACATAATGTGCATAAACAACGTTATCCACTAACTAGCTAGTTGCTATTGGTGCTTATGTTCATACACGTGGAAGAAATAAGAAGGTGTAGGAAGGACAAGTACTTATGATGATCATGTTGAAATCACCTAATGTATGCTACCTTCCATTGCAAAATATAGAAGGTAGGTGGATGCCACGATGTTcaaaaacatattgagattAATTAATACATAAGGACAAAGCTATGGAGGTGGCATATCCTGATGGCATTGTTATGCCAGCTAACTCATTACCAATAATTCTTAATGTAGTTCAACATGATTtacagcaaaaaataaaaaaataaaaaaattagccaACTTAAGACGACTCTCGAAGGATGatcttactatatatatatatatatatatatatatatatatatatataaggatcaaAGCTAGAAACTTCTCTTCCCCTTCCAATGGGCCAAAATACACTCATCTTTTTGAACAttttcgaattaaaaaaaaaagaaaagaaaacttatGTTACACGTCATTGCAATGCCAAACTAGAAACTTCTCTTCCCCTTCAAANNNNNNNNNNNNNNNNNNNNNNNNNNNNNNNNNNNNNNNNNNNNNNNNNNNNNNNNNNNNNNNNNNNNNNNNNNNNNNNNNNNNNNNNNNNNNNNNNNNNaataataataataataataataaatgaaatttcaaattaattattatagtCTTTATCTTGGAGACGGTCCACTAATGAATTAAACCTTATGTTTTATGAAACCTATCTTTAGAGGAATTTCAAAGGGAAAGAGATCGAATGGGAACAAATATTCAAGTTTTGATTGTGTAGTATGCGTcatcatatatatttagcctCAACTTCAAATACTGGTATGTTGATTATAGTTAATAATGTTTTTGCAGAAAACAATTATAAGAACAAATAAACAAGAACAATAATTGAGGGGGTGGTGGGGGGAGGAATAAAGCATTCACAATTAGATTAAGCTTTTAGATGTGGTCGAGGAGTTTATCACATATCTTCGATGGTTCataaaatcaatatcaaatgaaaaaagaaaaagaaaaagaaaaattatatacctttaatttcttgatttcttatatatatatatatatatatatataccatttttctttttctaatcaatatGGAAAAAAAGGTTACGaggaaacaaaatatataaagttcCTTGAATTAATGCAAACGAATAGAACTTTTACAtccaaaaactaataaaatttcaaacaaaattctATTCAAATACAACTTAAGCATCCTCGATCGTTTAGATCTTAGGcaatacatatatttatattcttAAAGGGTTGGGTTAGGAATAACCCAAATTGGCGCAAGCGACACCAACAAAGAATCACTTGCTACATATCCTGGTATTGACTCAATTCTTTTGCTTTCTAAGTTGTACATAACATTGTCATAACCACCTACAATTCCATCTATGTGGCCTTCAATGTAGGCATCCGAAAAGTAAATACAATTCTTTCTCCAACCATTAGGAAGATTTTGAGAAGAGATAGATAATGAGTTATTCTTTCCAATAAAGAAAGCATCGTTTCCTATGCTTGCTACCTTAATCCACTCCTATGCTTGTTACCTTAATCCATTTTAACCGTCCTTGATCTAGCTTGTAAACCGCAAAGTGGGTCAGTAGTCAATTGGGACACAACGTGAAGGGGGCGGAGCGATTCTCGTCATCTTTGGCAGTGAAGTACTGTCACCAATCCAAAATTCTTGAGGACGACTTAAAACGTAGAATTTTCCTTCATAAGACATGACATCTTCAGCAAATCGTGAAACCATTAACTTACTCCATTTCTTATCCCCACTTCTGCAAAAAGGAAATGGTTGATGATTTGGACAAATAGCGAGGGCGGCATTTTTCGTAAGAAATCTGCATGTAACAGCTTTGTGCACGAGATTCGTCTATATATAGCCTGAGAGAGACATGCTTGAAGAAATCACAATTAATTGATCATTTTTACAATATTAAATGATCCTAGTGCATTAGTCCGATTGAGCTTGATAGGATCATTTGATCGttcgaacatccgattgatcatCCGATATTATCATTGTGCATTAGTTCGATCAAtcataataaaaacatatgatCGATCCTAGTGCATTAGTTCGTTTGATTTTGATAGGATCATTCGAACATCCAATCAATCATTTGAAAGATCCTAGTGCATTAGTCTGATTGACCTTGATAGGATCATTTGATccatcaaacatccaatcgatcgtCTGAATGATCCTAGTGCATTAGTCGGATTGATCATGACCCTATGAATTTTGTACTATCCTTGTGCATTACTGCATTAGTATGATTAATCATGATAAGTCCATCCAATTGATCTTAGTGCATCAGTCCAACCTATCGTGATAGGATAGGATCGTATGATCGAGCATAACTCTATGGATTTGGTATTATCATTTTTCATTAGTTCCATCAGACTTATATAAGAACGCCTAATCAATCATATCTATcatgatatgattaaatgatcgatcaatcGAAGGTTCGATTGAACATCATGTAGGGGTTTCATTATGTTCTCTCCTCCGATTAGACATCACTGATCCTTGTACATTAGTATGATCGATCATGATACGGTCAAATGATCAATTGAACTGGACACTTTAGAATGATTGATCGAACATAGTGCATAATTTGATCGATAGTGATTTAGTGTGGTTTAATTAAACACATATTAAAGGAATTTGGAAATCTATCTTCACAAATTAAATGTGAAGATAAGAGCaaatgtgaatatatatatatatatacagaaagCCCTAGGAGGTCCTTGTGCGTCGGATTCCGCACATTTTGATCTCAGTGGGACTGCATTTGGTGCCATGGCAATTTCTAGTGAGGAAAACAAAGTTCGTGACGCAGGAGTCTTGGAAGTTCTTTTTGCACGGTATACATATACCCTCCACTCATTGTcaacatgtgtatatatatatactcagtTTTTCTATATAGCTACTAGTTAAACCTGAGttctaatataaaaattaaaccccCAAATATGGATTTTCAATATCTTTTGCCACAACCTCCGCATGTAATTAATGGACATTATAAGAACGAtggtatttatatatatagccgCAGCAAGTGATAGTATATGGGAAAATGGAGCAGCAGCCAGCATGTGGGAAATTATACTTTGTAGAATGTATTGGTGCAACAAACCCAGCACCATATCCTTGCAAAGAACGTCACTTGGGTAACCATTGTCGATTACTGTCTACCAGGATACCGTAGAAGCATCAATCTTTCAGAAGATGCTTTCTTTTGAGATTGTTTTCTCAGTGCTGGAATAATTAAAGTTAACTATATTATATACAGATTACAAAAAGTAAGTTGtactcaaattatcaaaataattaacatcCTCGTACGTACATAATGTGCATAAACAACGTTATTCACTAACTAGCTAGTTGCTATTGGTGCTTATGTTCATACAGGTGGAAGAAATAAGAAGGTGTAGGAAGGACAAGTACTTATGATGATCATGTTGAAATCACCTAATGTATGCTACCTTCCATTGCAAAATATAGAAGGTAGGTGGATGCCACGATGTTcaaaaacatattgagattAATTAATACATAAGGACAAAGCTATGAAGGTGGCATATCCTGATGGCATTGTTATGCCAGCTAACTCATTACCAATTCTTAATGTAGTTCAACATGATttacagtaaaaaataaaaaataaaaaataaaaaaattagccaACTTAAGACGACTCTTGAAGGATGatcttactatatatataataaggatCAAAGTTAGAAACTTCTCTTCCCCTTCAAATGGGCCAAAATACACTCATCTTTTTGAACAttttcgaattaaaaaaaaaaaaaaaaagggataactTATGTTACACGTCATTGCAATGCCAAATAGACTTGGTGAATGACTTTTACAAAAAGCCGCCTCTTAAGATATTGTTCATGTAATattctttaataataataataatattttaaactaTGATTGTCTTTGTCTTGGAAACAATTCAATAATGATGTTGAATTGAGAAAGTATAATGTAATATTATAACATGTTTTCCATCAATTTCATATGCTGcccaagagaaaaagaaagggactGCCACTTTCTACAAAGCTCCTTATGTtcgtgagtatatatatatatatatatatatatatatatatatatatatatatatatatattgtgtatcATTGTATATGTTGATTGTTACAAGGTTTGCTAATCCTAAAAGAATCCGTTTGGTTTTGTGGTATAAATTCAAACACATTCTTTTCACATATCAAGTTAGAACTACATTAGAACTAAAAATACTTATATCACacgtatttttatttaatgcaGGGAAATTATCACATGTATTGCATGTGACTCATTTACCGTCgaattaatttaacaaaaaccCTAACGGGAGGGGGTTAATTAAAAGGGTAAGGTAGTTTTGAGAGTTATATAATCACAACTTCTGTTTGGGGATATTGAAAATTGGGTGCTAGCTAGTTTGAGAGAgcaattgtaatttttttccatACCATTTTGCAATAAAAGTTTGCTTCAATTATTGGTTGCTTTTGTATTATGTCATTAATTCTTcacatatatgtgtgtttaatttaatttatacttgtATTTCACCTTATGCTACAGTATATGGTGAATTCTTTGCTTGATTTGCACAGtgaaaattgtatatatatgcttgtGTAGTTGTGTTTAATAATGTAACTAttcttttgttcttaatttcttttcatttcataaggattttcctgtaaaattaaaatcactaataacaGAACCTTGTACCTCTGTCGGGTTTGATTTGTGGACAATATCTTTTGCCAGCCTCTGCTTGTTACGGATACAAAGATAATGGTAATTTTATAGCCGAAGCTAGTGATAAAATATAGATGAACAAGAGTGCATGTGGAAAATATTATCTTGTTAAGTGTATTGGTACCACAAACCTAGGACCACGACCTTGTAAGCAAGACAGTATTGTGGTTAAAATCGTCGATTATTGTCCATCAGGATGTCGTGGAACTATCAATCTTTCTGAAGATGCTTTTTCTGCGATTGCTGTTCCCAATGCTCGAAGAATTAAGATTGAGTATCATAAGCTCAAGTGctcaaaattaacattaattctAGTACATATGGTGCACAAAGTATTATTCATTAGTTACTATTTATGTTTATTTCTGTTTATGGTACACAGGTGGGAATAAGATCTACAAAGGGCAAGTTATGATGATAGCTAGTGAAAGTACCCGTACATCTGGGAAAACTTGTTCATCAAGGTtaccaatttgatgaaaaatatatatgtgattgATGGAATAGAGGAGGGTTTTTCTTTCACAAGGGTCCTTACCCTTTAGTTATAACATATgcaatttaattattagttctgtagcaccccagatttttaaagtcttattttagagatattaatttgatgctattaatgttcatattaggtaatgacatttactttgaggttgagatatttattgatgatattaggtaataatatttattcttgaggaacttattagttcttatgaatattattggaatgaatattgatttgaggttattatatcatgatgatgattttatattgattattttattgggagatttaagagatatgataattgatgattgattggtataatttggagtatgattgtaataattggtgatataataagATAGTatatggtaggtataaggatggtagaataagaaggtagaatagtatatggttggtgaaatagtatagggttggtggaatagtgtagggttggtggaatagtgtagggttggtgaaatagtatagggttggtgaaatagtatttgattttctcctataaatagagctcttctccttcacaattttcacaactcatctcctctcccatctcttgcatatattcttcattcttccgctttttactcggtctttcttctttctaagagtgtttaagagagagagagagagagaaagtcagtgaagggattgttatgggtatggaccaactgcagcagaacgggtttcaagtaattacctttgatgatccattcatgtaatccactgtaagtattcttacttactgagtatgatattgatatccaataatacggatttttgtggttttataacttgtctagcattttgctatatatgattcaacaatgatttatattgtctgaaatcaattgactcactacttcacagttttttgtagtgcttgcaggaatggaaaatcaaggtaattatgcagttgtgattagagattcatattgagatgtacagagattccaagttggttaagttttgtctagagtttagactgtcggataaatttgtataaatgccttgtacgacatagctttgggtatttttgtataaagaaaagtatttaacagtattttttttgtattgataattacagtttttccgctatatgagatgagGTTGTTACAAGTTCTCTATTAAAACTATGGATTGAGATTTTGTGCACCTTTGTACAGGGTGAAATAATTTTAATGTGGAGTggtcatttaaaatgaatgatcCTAAATCTACCATGGCATCTTTCACATGAACAAAAACAATTGCACACCATTAAGCTCTTATGTCGCCACCTCAGTTAGCATTGTTCCATCACGTAGGGTAGTTGAACCACTTCTTTCAAGAATTGAGCgatgttttctttttgatataaatgaaaacaaaatttaagatCTACTATTACACATTTTGTATCCTTATAAgagaagtttttaaaaaaaataaaaaataaaaaataaaaagaataggCAAAGAAACCAATTGTAGCTATCCTACATGTACATGGCTATAGTAATACTTACCCTCGGGAGCCCCACAAGAGGAGCTTAAACGGTGGGAACCACAAATACTCCCTAAAGTCAGACTAAACCATAGCCTGACTCAACCCCATTAGGACATCAAGAATTCAAGATAGTTAATACTAATCAAGCATACATGAGGGATTATCCATTACGAAAATTCGAACTCATGCCCTAATCACTTTAGAGAATTTTTCTTGGGCCATTAAACCGCTACCCTTGATGGTAGAAGTATGTTGTTTTAAGGGAAACATTGTTTTAAATATTTCCATTTCCATAAACAACACATCAATGTTGATACAATGAAGCAAATCAATATGTAATTTGAATCTTGATAAACGCATCACAGTAGGAGAAATGTTAGGCATCATTCTCTTAACCATCCATCAACCATAtctatgcatatttttttaaaaaatctaccattaaatAGGTAATACCACacataaatttacaaatttaattgtgaatttaaattcaatggttagAAGAATGATTCTCTTAAcctttgtttaaaaaaaaaaaaaattgcaatgatCATAGCCACTATCACATCAATCTCAAAATGCTGNNNNNNNNNNNNNNNNNNNNNNNNNNNNNNNNNNNNNNNNNNNNNNNNNNNNNNNNNNNNNNNNNNNNNNNNNNNNNNNNNNNNNNNNNNNNNNNNNNNNATTAAACTTATTGCAGCTGGTTTGTGTTACTGCAATcgtaattatatgtatataaatttgtAGGCACCATttaatttcttacaaattagtTTTTAAGGGTAAATTCTACTtaaaatttgtatcatttggtactAAGGTAATTAACACATCAAgcttaaaattaaaagagttgCGACTTTGTAGTTGAGTCATGAAGGGGGGGCGACCGTAACCTATATAGGCTTTGTATATGTGCAGTTTATTAGACCATGATCGATATTGCTTGCTAATAGGAAATATTCTAACACGTGCGGGCTTAAAACTCTCCCTATATTGTCTAAGCCAGGGGCGGAAACCCCATGCCATTGGGTggttccattttttgttttttgttttttttttttttaatatacctttaaaaattaacttttatgaccccaaattttttttttttaattttttttttttattattattattttaattttgcctCCCCAAACTAAACATTCTAGTTCTAGTTCCACCCCTGGCCTTGGCCAGTAATTTTGATGGCAAATTATTACAGAAGCCAAACCAGTAATTAAGATCATCATCTTCCACAATTTGCAAGTTATTACAGATGAGCATATATATGGTTCCTCAATGGGTGGTGGCTACCATTTTATAGCtaggagaaaaataagaagaagctAGAAAACTTATTTCCTTTAATCCTAATGAATATGAAAGTGAGAAGAAAGGGACCTGAAACTCCAATGTCGTAGCCAAAGAGAAGGCCTCCCGTGGCAGCAACCACACAAGATAGGACGACAAAGCGGGTCATCTTCCCATTATATTGCCCGCCTTCACTTGTTATGGATAACCCAACTGCCATAGCTGATAGCTGATAGCTTGCTTACTTCTTCCAAACTCGTACACACTACACTCGAACACCAGATAGAAAGAGATCGATCTAAGTTTTTGGGTTGAGCTGAGCATAAAATAACTAAGCGCAGTcttgtttgaaaaattttatcaATGTGGGTGGGaaagtcaaaacaaaaatgtaatcTTGCTTGCTTGCTTCTTCCAAACTCGTACACACTATAATACAAAATGCTCTATAGAGCGTACAC encodes the following:
- the LOC132189429 gene encoding putative expansin-B2; protein product: MLVVAAVNAKESSSYRYGQLVEDIKPALNFFPKCQMGMSSCLSLSCILAFFFFSKLCFCFNPKHLNLSTITTHWSSAGATWYGSPDGFGATGGACGYDNTVSQPAISSMVTGIGPSLYNSGKECGACYEVKCTKHRSCSGKPVRVVITDFCPGGPCASDSAHFDLSGTAFGAMAISSEENKVRDVGVLEIEYHKLKCSKLTLILVHMVHKVGIRSTKGKL